The Alkalihalobacillus sp. LMS6 genomic interval GACCAATTCTGATGGCTGTGTCTGGTCTTTCTTCTGAAAAGGCAAATGGAATTCTAATGCAAGCTGATTTCCAAGCCATAGCAATGATTCCGTGCTGTTACAGACAACATAGTCAATGTCATCTTTGTGATAGGTTTCTATAAAAGCAGGTGCATAGTCAGGACCGTTTTTTTGGAAAAATGATTCGCCGTTTGACCCGTGAGGATAGCGAATTGTTGTGAGCAGCCGTTCCGTTAAAAAAGGAAGCATAGCAGGTGCTACGGTATGCAAGTACTGTAAAAAATCTATTTTTGTATAGTTTATGACTGGCCATATCGGTTTCGTTTCACTTGTAATGGCGACTTTAGTAGGCAAGGGATTGATCTGCTGGAGGAGAGATTGCCACGTGCAATGCTCAGCTTCTTCTTCAAGTAAAAAAGAGTGGAAAAATGGCTCTCGTAAGTGCACGCCATCAAAACCAATGCAACCAATTTTCACACAAATCGAAGGTGGCAAGGACCATTTTTCTTTATTCATACGTGTGCCATTTCTCTCGAAAAGAGTAGCAAGCATTGAGCGATCTTCAGCTTTTAAGCCATTCGAAAAATGAACAATTGGAACGAGCTTATTGCCTCGGTAAACAGCACCTTGAAAATAGCCGTTCCCTTTTTCGTATTCGGTTAAAATGACGTGAGCGTATTGATAGTGCTTAACTTTCAGCCACTGACGTGATCGTTTCGTTTCATAAGCGCTTGTGTCCTTTTTTGCTATCATGCCTTCCCCGTGATATTGCTCAATAATTGATTGTATCTCGCTCGTAGTTTGAAACGTTTCAATGATAGGCAAAACAGGCGAATCGAAAGGAAGTGAAGATAAAATTTGTTTTCGATCTTTTAAGGGTTGCGCTACCAGTGAAACGCCTTTATCCACTAAAAGATCAAAGATCATCAGCGTCACAGGCAAGCGCTGTGCGTATTTTTTAATCTGTGTCGCCGTACGAAGTTTCGCGCGTCGTTGGACAATGGAAAAGTTACTTTGATAGGGATTTACCTTAAAAATGATCTCTGCATCTAATAGAAGCGGGAGATGATTACTTATTTTTGGTTTCATTTCCGTACAAGCATCAATAATTTCAGGAAACAGGCTTGTTAGTTCTTTTTCATTTCGACTAAATAAACGAGGACCGTTTTCATCCCAATGAAGGAAGCAGCGATACCCATCATATTTCACTTCATAACGCCAATGATCTCCTTCAGGAAGCTCTGATGCTGTGGTGGCTAACATCGGTTTCATCTTTTCACCTCAAGCCTTTAGTCTGACCTTGTCTACATAAAATATGAGGGTTCCCCACATATTAAGGGAAAAAGGATGTGAAAGCATGCACACGGTTTGGAAAGGAAGCATTAGCTTTGGTCTCGTGAATATCCCTGTAAAGCTGCATACCGCAACGGAAAACAAAGATATTAAGCTAAGACAACTTCATAAAAAGTGCCATACGCCAATCAATTACAAAAAAGTTTGCCCTGATTGCGAAGAAGAAGTGAAGAATGAAGACATTGTAAAAGCGTATGAGTATGCGAAAAACAAATTTGTCGTTCTTGATGCGGAAGACTTAGAGCAACTTAAAAAAGAACAAGAAGACAAAGCGGTAGAAATTATTGATTTTGTGAAGTTAGAAGAGATTGACCCGATTTATTTTGAGAAAAGTTACTTTATCGCCCCTGATTCTAATGGAAGTAAAGCCTATGGCTTGTTGCGTGAAGGGTTACTGAAATCTAAAAAGATTGGAATCGCTAAAATTATGATTCGTTCAAAAGAACAATTGGCGATTGTACGTGTCTATCAGACAGGGTTAATGATGGAGACCATTCACTTTCCAGATGAGGTCAGAAAATTTGAAGATGTACCAAACGTACCTGAAGAACAAGAAATCGTGAAAAAGGAATTAGACGCAGCTCTAATGTTAATTGAACAACTGACTACTCCGTTTGATCCTGAAAAATATCAAGATGACTATCGCCATGCGCTTATGGAGTTAATTGAAAAGAAAAAGGCTGGGGAAGAGGTTGTAACCACAACACAAGAAGCGAAAACCGATTCAAATGTAACCGACATTATGTCCGCGTTGCAAGCATCGCTTGATAAAACCAAACAGAAAAAAGCGCCTGCAAAGAAAAAAACGTCTACAAAAGCTAAGAAGAACGCTTAGAAGGAAAGTAAAACCTTTCCTTCCTTCCCTGTAATCTCCGTTCGCTTCAAGTCGCTGCCTCTTTTATACTAAAGAGAAAGAGATGGTATAAAGGGGAGTACGGCGTGAACCAAGTAGAAGTTGGCCAATTTTTACAAAAGAAAAAGAATGTTTTTAGTGACAGCGTTCGTTTATTCATTGAGTGGAATGAAAGCTATCATTTTCAAACAAAAGCATTTGAGTGGCTTTATGGCAATGTCACGGTGTTAGCTGCGGTAGAAGATAACACAATGGATCAAATCCTTTTAAGTAGATTAAGGGATCAAACGTTTTTAGACGTGCTATCTTTTTTTAAAGATGAGAATGAGCGAAAGAAATTTCAGACCTATACGAATATAAGCCCGCTGTTTTCTTCGTAAATGATAGAATTGGTTAAACGAAGAAGAGGGGGCTGTTTATGTTTTTTGAAATGACGTATCAGGTGCGGGTGCTGGATTATGAAGAGGGTATACGTTGGTATACGACATTTTTTAATCGCGAGGCTGATTTTACTCCTCATGAAGGGTTTGCAGAGTGGGAAATGTTGCCTGGGTGTTGGTTGCAAGTGGCGGAAGGGCAACCTACGCAAGGGAGTGGACCAATGCGTTTGGCGGTTGTGGACTTAGAAGATGAAGTCAGACGTATGCAAGAGACGTTAGAGATTGTTGAAATAGAGGCGTTTTCACGAGATGAAGTGCCTGTGAAGTGGACAACATTTTCAGATCCATGGGGAAATCGTATTGGTTTGTTTGAATATCGAAATAAGTTGGAAGAGCAGCAGCGGATAAACGAACTGCGTCCGAACAAACAGAATTAAAAAGATGCTCAACGACGCTTATCATTCAAAACGACATCCTTTATAATAGAGAGAGAATGTAAAGGGTAGGTGATTTCTATGAACCATGAGGAAGCGTACCGTCGTTTAAACCTTTCAGAAGATGCCACCGACGAAGAAATCGAGCGACAATACATGATGTGGATTCGGAAGCATAAGGCGGATTCAACGATTTCATTAGATGAAAAAACGGAAGCGTATACATATATTCGCAACACTAGGGATTATGGTACAGAAAAAGAAGATACGGTTAAAGACAAATGGAGCCATTTTTTCTATTATTACAAAATCCATATGCTCGTTGGGGTTGTCGGACTCATGATACTCGCTACAGTTGGGCGTACGATTTATTCGAACTACCAGGAGCGACAAGAACTTGCAGCATTACCTGAAGAAAACGTGGAGATCATGTTCTATGGTTCGTTTCTCCATCCTCTTTCTGGTGCGGGTGAAGAGGCTGAGGCTTTGGTGGAGGAGAATATTTTAAAAATGATGCCAGCTTGGGAGCGGGTTGTTACGACATTAACGTATCACTCGGTTGAAACGGACAACCTTGCTGATGTCGGGGCTCAGCAACGGGGGACGGTCCTTCTCGCAACAGAGCGTCCTGATCTGTACGTGTTTGATGAAGAGACGTTTTATGCGTATGTTGAAGGAGGTATGTTTGTACCACTTGATCAGATTAATGAAGAAATCATTGAGCAAGCTCCTGCATCTGCGCATGTTTATGCGGCATTAGAAGATGAATCGGCAGAACAATTATTTGGCTTGCAGCTTGAAGGGCACGGATTATTAGAAAATGTTGAGACGCATGATGACGTGACGCAAATTGCTGCGATCCGTCAAGATTCGGATAAGAAAGAAAATGCGCTCGATCTGTTGCTACAACTGCAGGAAGAGGGGGCAAGTCCGTGAAAATAACAGGCATTCATCACATTAGTCTCATTGTGAGTGATATTGAACGCGCGCGGGCATTTTATGGTGCAACCTTACAGCTACGTGGATTAGTGCGCCCGCCATTTAATTTTGCAGGTGCATGGTATGCGTTAGGTACACAGCAACTTCATTTAATTGAGGATAAACAAGGAAGCAGACAGAATGACGAGATCAAAACACGAGGCAGACATGTTGCATTTCGCGTAGAAGATGTGGATCAAGTAATCGAATTTTTACAGCAGCGCGATATCCCATTTGTTAAAAAAAAGTTCAGCACAAGCGGCTTTCATCAAATTTTTATCAATGATCCAGATGGAAATACAATTGAATTTATGAGTGAAATCGATTAAAAAATAAGCTCTTAGCGA includes:
- a CDS encoding Ku protein, whose amino-acid sequence is MHTVWKGSISFGLVNIPVKLHTATENKDIKLRQLHKKCHTPINYKKVCPDCEEEVKNEDIVKAYEYAKNKFVVLDAEDLEQLKKEQEDKAVEIIDFVKLEEIDPIYFEKSYFIAPDSNGSKAYGLLREGLLKSKKIGIAKIMIRSKEQLAIVRVYQTGLMMETIHFPDEVRKFEDVPNVPEEQEIVKKELDAALMLIEQLTTPFDPEKYQDDYRHALMELIEKKKAGEEVVTTTQEAKTDSNVTDIMSALQASLDKTKQKKAPAKKKTSTKAKKNA
- a CDS encoding VOC family protein, coding for MFFEMTYQVRVLDYEEGIRWYTTFFNREADFTPHEGFAEWEMLPGCWLQVAEGQPTQGSGPMRLAVVDLEDEVRRMQETLEIVEIEAFSRDEVPVKWTTFSDPWGNRIGLFEYRNKLEEQQRINELRPNKQN
- a CDS encoding VOC family protein, which encodes MKITGIHHISLIVSDIERARAFYGATLQLRGLVRPPFNFAGAWYALGTQQLHLIEDKQGSRQNDEIKTRGRHVAFRVEDVDQVIEFLQQRDIPFVKKKFSTSGFHQIFINDPDGNTIEFMSEID
- a CDS encoding DNA ligase D, which translates into the protein MKPMLATTASELPEGDHWRYEVKYDGYRCFLHWDENGPRLFSRNEKELTSLFPEIIDACTEMKPKISNHLPLLLDAEIIFKVNPYQSNFSIVQRRAKLRTATQIKKYAQRLPVTLMIFDLLVDKGVSLVAQPLKDRKQILSSLPFDSPVLPIIETFQTTSEIQSIIEQYHGEGMIAKKDTSAYETKRSRQWLKVKHYQYAHVILTEYEKGNGYFQGAVYRGNKLVPIVHFSNGLKAEDRSMLATLFERNGTRMNKEKWSLPPSICVKIGCIGFDGVHLREPFFHSFLLEEEAEHCTWQSLLQQINPLPTKVAITSETKPIWPVINYTKIDFLQYLHTVAPAMLPFLTERLLTTIRYPHGSNGESFFQKNGPDYAPAFIETYHKDDIDYVVCNSTESLLWLGNQLALEFHLPFQKKDQTQPSELVFDLDPPDVNHFSLAVKAAIALKEVIDSFGLQVYLKTSGNKGLQLYLPLPEDQFTYEETRVFCRFISTYVVEQNPDFFTLERLKKNRKGRLYVDYLQHDDGKTVIAPYSPRGHDRGWVATPLYWEDVTPKLEPSMFTLPAVLKRLQTEGDPFRTFRHDVDKQGRRFREVLHQLKQLLAQT